Proteins found in one Panthera tigris isolate Pti1 chromosome B3, P.tigris_Pti1_mat1.1, whole genome shotgun sequence genomic segment:
- the NPC2 gene encoding NPC intracellular cholesterol transporter 2 — MRSLAVVFVLLALSASALAEPVLFKDCGSGFGVIKELNVSPCPTQPCKLHKGQSYSVNVTFTSNVSSQGSKALVYGILMGVAVPFPIPEADGCKSGINCPIQQGKTYSYLNKLPVKNEYPSIKVMVKWQLLGDKKQSLFCWEIPVQIEG, encoded by the exons ATGCGTTCTCTGGCCGTCGTGTTCGTGCTCCTGGCGCTCAGCGCCTCCGCCCTCGCCGAGCCAGTGCTTTTCAAGGACTGCG gTTCTGGGTTTGGAGTTATAAAGGAGCTGAATGTGAGCCCAtgccccacccagccctgcaAATTGCACAAAGGCCAGTCTTACAGTGTCAATGTCACCTTCACCAGTA aTGTTTCATCTCAGGGTAGCAAAGCTTTGGTGTATGGCATCCTGATGGGCGTAGCAGTTCCCTTTCCCATTCCTGAGGCTGATGGTTGTAAGAGTGGAATCAACTGCCCCATCCAGCAAGGCAAGACCTATAGCTACCTGAATAAACTACCAGTGAAGAATGAATACCCCTCT ataAAAGTGATGGTGAAGTGGCAGCTTCTGGGCGACAAGAAGCAGAGTCTCTTCTGTTGGGAGATCCCAGTGCAGATTGAAGGCTAG
- the ISCA2 gene encoding iron-sulfur cluster assembly 2 homolog, mitochondrial isoform X3, which produces MAAARGLSLMAVALRMVTPWARGSRLLAASRGPQARREASSSSSEAGEGQIHLTDSCVQRLLEITEGSEFLRLEVEGGGCSGFQYKFSLDTVINPDDRVFEQGGARVVVDSDSLAFVKGAQVDFSQELIRSSFQVLNNPQAQQGCSCGSSFSVKL; this is translated from the exons ATGGCGGCCGCCCGTGGGTTATCGCTAATGGCCGTGGCGCTGAGGATGGTCACTCCCTGGGCAAGGGGCAG TAGGCTCCTCGCGGCCTCTCGCGGACCTCAGGCTCGTCGGGAAGCGTCGTCCTCCAGCTCCGAGGCCGGAGAAGGACAGATCCACCTGACCGACAGCTGCGTCCAG AGGCTTCTGGAAATCACCGAAGGGTCAGAATTCCTCaggctggaggtggagggaggcggATGCTCCGGATTCCAATACAAATTTTCACTGGATACAGTTATCAATCCCGACGACAG GGTATTTGAACAGGGTGGGGCAAGAGTGGTGGTTGACTCTGATAGCTTGGCCTTCGTGAAAGGGGCCCAGGTGGACTTCAGCCAAGAACTGATCCGCAGCTCATTTCAAGTATTGAACAATCCTCAAGCGCAGCAAGGCTGCTCCTGTGGCTCATCCTTCTCTGTCAAACTTTGA
- the ISCA2 gene encoding iron-sulfur cluster assembly 2 homolog, mitochondrial isoform X4, translated as MAAARGLSLMAVALRMVTPWARGRLLAASRGPQARREASSSSSEAGEGQIHLTDSCVQRLLEITEGSEFLRLEVEGGGCSGFQYKFSLDTVINPDDRVFEQGGARVVVDSDSLAFVKGAQVDFSQELIRSSFQVLNNPQAQQGCSCGSSFSVKL; from the exons ATGGCGGCCGCCCGTGGGTTATCGCTAATGGCCGTGGCGCTGAGGATGGTCACTCCCTGGGCAAGGGGCAG GCTCCTCGCGGCCTCTCGCGGACCTCAGGCTCGTCGGGAAGCGTCGTCCTCCAGCTCCGAGGCCGGAGAAGGACAGATCCACCTGACCGACAGCTGCGTCCAG AGGCTTCTGGAAATCACCGAAGGGTCAGAATTCCTCaggctggaggtggagggaggcggATGCTCCGGATTCCAATACAAATTTTCACTGGATACAGTTATCAATCCCGACGACAG GGTATTTGAACAGGGTGGGGCAAGAGTGGTGGTTGACTCTGATAGCTTGGCCTTCGTGAAAGGGGCCCAGGTGGACTTCAGCCAAGAACTGATCCGCAGCTCATTTCAAGTATTGAACAATCCTCAAGCGCAGCAAGGCTGCTCCTGTGGCTCATCCTTCTCTGTCAAACTTTGA